gtgagctgtagctcacgaaagcttatgctcagataaattggttagtctctaaggtgccacaagtcctccttttctttttgcagattagtTCTGGGTACTGTGGGAAAAAACTGAAATACCACTTAACTGCTAGTGGTTTTGTATTAAGCAACACTGCATTAGAAGATAGAATTCTGAATAccctaaaaatattttattggaacTAAACTTATCTGAAACACATTAACAATTCGCTAAGTAAAAAGTTAATTTTGGAGTGAACTAGATTTTGAATCTTGTTGGAGAAATATTGATTCTTTCCTCTAGTGGAGACTTACTTATGTGCTGAGATCAGCTagtcaccctcccaccccctttacGCAGTATAACCTTTAAGTGTAGTGAGCTTTGCTTCAAGATGGACACCAAGGTCATGTTCTCTAGAGTCTGGAATAATCGGCACACAAACTGGTATTTCTGTCCTGGGAAGATTTAATAAATAGCATCCATCCAAGATTAGTAGTGGGTAAGATTGCAAAAGTTAGATTTACACCTGCATGGCTTGTGAAATATAAAAAGTGTTATAACAGGATAATACTCGGCATGTAACACTTCGTTTTGAAACTTCCATCTTTTAAAGTGCTTTATGAATATTAATTAATGTAATAGATTCTGAATTTGGAGTAGGAATGTTGCTTTGGCAGCGAATTTTGAATCGGTACAATGAAAGGAAATCTTGTTTAGCCTTCCTGGGCTAGCTGCAGACCTGAGGGGATGCACGACTTTGAAACACTTCTCATGAGGAGGAAGCCCAGACTCTTGGTATGAGAACTCCAGCTGGGATCGGTGTTGTGAAGCACCCCTAATTTTTTTTAGCTTTATTTAACTGAAGTTTCTTTAAACTGTGTAGTGCAGAGCCGTACAACTGAATCCATAAGCGGTGCTAGGGTGCTTCCTTGCGACATTGTGTTGTCTAAGGAAAACCAATTCCTTCCTACTAAACGCCTGCTCTCTTTCCAGGTCGGTACCTCTTCTTGAATGCAATTGCCAATCAGCTGCGGTACCCAAACAGCCATACGCACTATTTCAGTTGTACCATGCTTTACCTATTTGCAGAGGCCAATACTGAGGCTATCCAGGAACAGATCACTAGGTGAGGAGGGGCAGTTACATTCACAACCTTTATAGTTCAACTTTTCACTTTGCTTGACATTAAATGACTTCTAGTGTTGGAGGCAGGTGTTGAGTTGTATAATGTTACTGTCTAGTGCTACAGAAAAAGCAAACCTGTGTGTTCTCTTCACTGGGCTGTAGCTGTAAATATCTGTGTCTGTCTAGGAGATCTCTGAGCCttccctgttttttttcttctttgtgtaCTTCAGGGTACTGTTGGAACGACTGATTGTAAATAGGCCTCACCCATGGGGTCTCCTCATTACCTTCATTGAGCTGATAAAAAATCCAGCGTTTAAATTTTGGAACCATGAGTTTGTTCACTGTGCTCCAGAAATTGAGAAGTGAGTAGATAACTTTTTGTATGGTTTAATTACAAACTCATGCTCGCTCGGTTTATTCAGTCATGTAATGGAAATATCAGTGGTGATATTCCATTTCATACTAAGCTGACATAGGCCCATTGGATAAAATAGGTGACAATAAATATTACTATTTTGGCCTTGTAAAATGCTTTACGTGGATAGATATGTAAGTGCATCCATAAAGCAGGTGAAATAATTGCATTTTACAGATTGTGGGGAATGAGGCACAATGTTAGAATACGTTGGCAGAAGTGAGAATAGAACTTGTCCGACTCCCAGGACAGTTTACTGTCCATCTCACTGTAGTGCCTCTGTTTGCATATTTGAGTGCATAACCCCATGACAGCATGTTCCCATGTAATTTGATATTTCATAAATCTCTAAATGTTGTGTTCAGTAGTGGAAGGTGGCTTTCTTTTTGAAAGTCTCAAATCAATGTATTCCTGTCTGAAAGCTAAATCAATCAAACTGGAAAAAGAACGATCCATTATGCTGTAGCTTCCATGACTGCTACTTCAGAATAGCATCTCAAAATGCAGCTTGGTGCTACGTGGGTTGTGAGCGCTTGTATTCCTATGGTTATAGGAAATCCCCGTGTTGAAAGTGTCTCAAAATGAAGATTTTTAGACTGAACTCTAGCTCTGTCTCAACTTTTTGCTCTTCTGTCCATGTTTAGGTTGTTTCAGTCAGTTGCACAGTGCTGCATGGGGCAGAAGCAGGCACAGCAAGTGATGGAAGGGACTGGTGCCAGTTAGATGAACTGCAGCTTGTATTGTAAGCGTGCCAGCCTGGAGGTCCCCTTCCCATCAAACTGACAGAAGAATCCTTAAAGCTCTTCCTGACCTTCCCAGCCCCTCGATTTGAGTACACACAAGCAGCCTTTGGGTGAAAGTCTGTGTGGGCATGTTCCAAAGTTTAAAGCAAAATTTTGACTCTTGGCCAAAATTCAGAAGATGCTGTGAATATCATTTTGAACTAGTGTAAATACATGGAACCGAAACGTTTGTCTGGACTTCTTGGGTTTGTGCAAATTGTGTTAAAGGCAGGCAGATAACTGGTGCCTGTCCAGCTTGTAATAAAGGGGCAGCTGCTGATGCCAAGCACTTGTCTAGGGCAGACCTCCTTGTCCTGACATTCCCGGACTCCCAAAGAATATTGAAAAGCCAGTTTTAAATATTATgtaacttattttttttctttgtggatGGGGGACCTTTAAATCActaagttgtttaaaaaaaaaaagtggatgtGTTGGGATATGGGAATACTatggaatgtgggagggaggggttgggATTAAGGTCTAGTGTTGcttcttcctcctgccccccaatcaACTGCTGACAGTGGGGGGAGGTAGGCTTCAGAGCCCTCCTCCTGTTTGGAGAAGATAAACATCAGGCCCTTTGGGAGAGGGTCGGCTGTTTTTAGTAGAGAGACAAGGCCTAtagcatttttttccccctaacacTTGTAAATTTTGGAAGGGGGGACCTAAATCTAGAACTGTCCCCTGTGGCCACACAGCATAAGTTTGTAAAAAGAACAAAGGACCAATACAGCCCATTTTGTAAGGATTTTGAATGTTTTGTAAATGTATTGGTCCATGTGTTGTATTTTGTAGCCTTTCTAGTTCTTGGGCTTTAGTTCTCCCACTTCTTGTATGTATGCATACTGTAGTTACACATTAAAGTCATGACATGCAGCAAGTGCAGCTCTGCTTATTCAGTAGTACCATTATACACAACACTGTTCTAGTCATTCACTTGAAAGACATTATAGTACAATACTACCTGGGCCAGGCCTCTTAGACATGTTTTGAACTTGAGCTAATGCTGAGAAAATTCAAGTAAATGTCATGTTTGTAACTCCAATCTCAAAGGAGTGGATGGTAGTGTAACATGAGGGAGGCTCATAAGGTTAATCACAAATTCACATGCACAAATGATGACATTAGCAGTTTGTCAAAGCATCCAAACTTGAGCTTTGGGTACTTTCCTGGCTAGACTAGCCTCTGTGTTAATATAGCATTATGGGAAAGTGGATAAAGCAGTAAACTAGCTCAGTTGTCTTAATCCTTGGTGATCAAGTAAATATAATTCCTGCATAAGTTCCCTTTGAAGGAATCTGATCTTATTAATGTGTAGCTGTCTTTTAATTACTGACACTTAATAGGTTGGCTTTCATCCATCAAGGTTCAGTTTAACAACTTCATGTAAAAATACCCACTTATTTTTCTTAAACGCCACACAGTAGCCTGTGAACAGTTACATGTTCATCTTAATGTTGTCTTCCTTGGCAACACACAAACTAGAGCTAAGGATCCAACAATGGTGAACTCTGGCACCCTAAACTGTCTCTGAACAGTGTTTTGTACAGCACATCTCTACAATACTTCAGAGGCAGTTGGACAAAACCTAAGCAGTTCTGGCAGGCTGGCCACCAGCTGAATGTGGTGAGAGGCCTTACTAGTTATTAACAGGGATCCTAGTTTATGAAGAGGAAAAAATCCAAAGttttccatgattaaaatgaaacCTGACCACAGAAGCCCTGCCACATTGTGTGTTCCCTATGGTAAATGAATTTCTAGGGTACTTGGTTATTTGTTGCAGATACCAACAAAACCCCTAGGTCCCCCTTTTTTCCTAGCTTGGGCTGCAGCAGAGCTTTGGATACCAGCAGCATAGGTGCTGTTATCCAGTCAACTAACTGCTTTTCAGCTGTAGCAGCCCCTATCAAGAACTGAACTAAATAGTCACTGAAGGGAGTAGATATGCTGAAGTTCTGGCATGTCTGGTTTTTAATCAAGCAATGTCTCAAAAGACTGAGCCTGTTCCTACAAAATTGCCTAAAGCTGGCAAAGCAGAATGAGGGAGAGCATCACTGCCTGGTTGCAGTGAAGTTGGGGGGTGCTGGCTAAGGGCTTCCTTCTCTTTAGTGGGCACCTATATTAGGGTCCTGCCATACAGTGAATTCTATCTGGGTGAAGGAAGCAGGCCTGTGGCTAGACCCTGGGCAATGCAACCATGGCTTAAGACTAGCACCACAAACTACCTGCTAGACAGTATGCACACACCCTGTGGTCAATCCCACAGTAGTATTTCAGGTCACTCATGGTAAAGGAAAAGCTCACTGCCCCACCACTTTCAGTTGGTGGGAGAAAAGCAAGCCCATCTTCCATCCCCTGCCTACTTAGAGGCTTCAACTACTGCAGTGGTGAATAAGGGGAAATCAGGGACCCAGCTGTCAACTGGACAAGTACAAGTGATTAAAAGAAGACATGCAAAAGCTCTGGTAAGTAAACCTTACTGCAGCTGACCTCTTCCCTGTGTGAATTGTCATACCTTCATTTTAGCAAGCACCCAGCTACTACTCCTGTCAGCATGCAGCACCAGCAGAGTCCAGCTCAAACTATGAAAGCAAAGGAATTTGTACTCAAAGGGCATAATTGGACCTACAGAGCCTTTAGTATTAATAGGCAAAAAAAGCCTCATTTCACTAAGGCATCGGCACTTTTAGTTATAGCATTCCTAGAGATGTACCTACCTTAAAATAGGGAATTCCAGGCTCTTAAGCTTCTAGCAGTGACCATCCAGGCCTCTAGATAGTAGTGCAATCCTAAAGACAACTTGTGATGCCAAGGATCCCTTACCTAATGCATGACAGATCATTTAGCTGCTCTCTGCTGACTGAGGAAGGCAGATAAGCAAGCAAAATAGCCACTGCCACTCAGAGGAATTCTTGACCTCTAAGCAGCAGGTAAAAACATCCTGTCATGTACAGGCCAAAAAAAATGCATAACACTAATCAGCACTAAAAGCCTGTTAGTCTCAGTGGCACCTCCAAACATAGGCTTTACCTACAGCAAAACTGAGGTAACAGTATGATGCTAGCTGTCTTATGGTTTGTTGCTTGACCATCGGCAGAATGAAGTCCAAGGGAGAGGTACTGAGCCAACTGTAGCAGATCAAGGGGTCTGAAGATTGGACAAATCTGCAGCCCTACTCAGGCTTTGAACAAATCACTACCACTGCTGCAGGCCCAGCTGCTTCAAGTTTGCAGGCTGTTCCTGCTTGACTTGACTCCCTCTTGACTACCATGAGCATTTTCTGAGATGCTTGTAACAGTGAAGGAGGAGAATCCACTTCAAGCTGTCATCCTTGCTAAGTATAAAATCATCATTCTGACTACCTTCCCTGCAAAGCACTCCTTGGTCAAAGTTAGCATAGCTAGACCGGGTCTGCTTTCTCCTCAACTCTCACCCATGTTGGTTCTTGAACATGGGGAACCCTCCTCCATGTCCCACTTAAGGCTAAAATCTAATGAACAGACTTTCCTCCCCAGTAAGACAGGTATGTAATTTATAGAAAAGTCAAGAGGTAGATGACAAGCCAATACAGACATATCAGGAGTAACTGGGTCCAAATCAACTCTCACCCTCTGTTCTTCCTCAATACAAGTGGCCACCCCATCTGTCCTgacagtgggggagagagaacaaGGTTTGCTTTATACAAAGCCTGCAATTCCCTGCTTCCAACAGCTGAGTTCATCCTCTGCTAGCTGGCCAGCTCCAGCAACTGGTGCAAGATCCTCTTCTGCCCATAGCGCACTTGCAAGGCTTGCTGCTCTCGCTGGCTTAGTTTGCCATAAATCACCTTGTCATTGAGCAAGTCCTGCTCTGCTTTAAGGTCTGAGCTGTAAGACTCCAGAGTGAGCAGCGCACTGTCATGGAGCAGCTTCTTCCATGAGGCTTTGAGTCTGGGTATTGTCTCGTTAGACAAAGTAAAGCTCTCTTCATCCTCTGTGTCTtcttcccagccctcctgctcttTAAACTCTTTGAATTCCTCTGCAGCCATACACAGCACCTACAACCAACCACAGATACCTAGTCATTATCTCAGGCAGTGAAGCTTGACTACAGCTGAATAGAATCAAGGTCCCAATTTTCAGCTACTGAAGTTAGCAAAACACAACCCTTCTGGACTCCCAGCGATTTGCATGGGGTTATTCACTACCTCCTTAGCACCCATTCCTATCAGCAGGATAGCAAAGCAGCTAGTTGGTTTAGTGGGGGCATTTGGCCAAGATGTGAATGCTGAGCATGCTTGCTTGCTTCAGTACAGCATGTGATCTTCaggggcctcagtttcccagcagTACTCAGTTTTATTGCAACAGTCCTGAGGGGGGAAGGCTGGTGTGTTTCTTAAAATTCCCTGCTCCTGGAACCTTATCAGATGAGAATCTGTTTTCATTTCCAGAGAAGAGATTAAATGTTAGTCAACTGCACtgtgaaagcttttaaaaaaaaaaaaaggcaaataaagcAGCTCAACATTTAAGATCATGGTTTTCAGAGGTCTGATTCCAAGTTTTCAGTGTTGCTAAACTGGGGAGTGAAGGGGCCTCATGTTAAATACTTActtcccccttcccagctagCTTCATGAGGGCTGTCACAAGCATAGACCCTCCAATACGGATAGCCCATGACTGCTCTCAGCTTCCTGCACAGTTTCTCCACTACACATCAAGTCCCTGCTACAAATTGGAGCTCGCAGCCACCAAAGAATTAAATGCCACATCCCCCAACCTGTCACAGCACTTCTCCCTCTTGAAGAGGATCAGAGCACAGAACCTCAACTACCCTAGGAAGCTCACGCATCTCCTTCCACAATAAAAGGAGTGCAAACACACTAGACTAACTTGACCTCCATATAACCCTAGAGCGCCAGACTCCATCTTTGCAATTAGGCCCTTTCCTCCCAGTTCTGAGTAAAGCTATAATCACAGGAAGGCAAAAATGTCCCCATCCCCTTTATTCTTACAGTAAAAATCTCCGTAACAGGTCAACATACTGTATTTAtaaaccaggggtcggcaacctttcagaaggggtgggccgagtcttcattaattcactctaatttaaggtttcacgtgccagtcatacatgttaacgtttttagaaggtctctgtctataagtctataatatagaactaaactattgttgtatgtaaagtaaataaggtttttaatgtttaataagcttcatttaaaattaaattaaaatgcagagccccccggaccggtggccaggacccaggcagggTGAATGCCACTGATCATCAGCTcgcatgctgcctttggcacgcatgctaTAGATTGCCTACCCCTGTTATAAACTATTCCAGAGCAGAGATTTTACCTGTAACCCCACATAGAAGGAACAACAGCACAAGTCATCGGAGCCTTTGGAGAACGGGACTCCATGGGGCAGGATCAGTGTAGACCTCAGACATCTCTGCCACCTAGAGATGAAATCACTTCCCCCAGAGCACCACGCACCTTCAATGTCATGGACAGCTCTTCCTCCGTCAACACTTCCTCCCAGCCAATCACAAAGGCGCCTTCTTCCCCCACCATCtccagctggcaaaggaaatccCACTGCTCAGAAACCAGCTGCCGCTCCGCTTCAGTGCTGGCACCTGTTTGAGGCCAACGGGGGAGACCCATCAACCACGCCCGCTACATACTGCAGGGGGGACGGACAAAACTCTGTAGAGCGAGACACAGGCCGAGACTTTCAAACGCCGCTAGCGAATTTGTACCCCAACGTGCAATGCCTTAAAGAGGCCCAATTGCCACGACGTGCTGAGCACCACACCCCTTAAAACCCAGAGGCAAGAAGCACTTTCAGGGACCGTTCCTAAAGCAGAGGCAGATGTTGATTGTGGCGGCCTTGAAGCTCATCCCTGATGGTGGAAGGAAAACGTTGAGGGTGCCCCACAGTGAGTGGTTATGAAAGGCTGCCTACCATACGCTTCGTTTAAAGGGCTGCAGATATGGCCCATAGTCTCTTTCTACCAGAGTCATTCAGAATTAAGTTACCCTACCTCCAAATGCTACAGGCCACTCACCCTGCAGGGCAGCTCTGCGCACCGTCACCATCTGGATGTCGGCGGTGTCGTCCGTGTTGCCGGGGTACGGCTCAGCAAAACCGTACATGTGCATGAGTTGCCAGTTGGCCATCTGGCCGTAGGTATTGAAGATCTCTTGGCCTTTGCTGATGGGCTGCGTGGTGACCATTTTCAAACACTCCTGTAGGCAGAGGGACAGAACAGGCACGAATGTGAAGGCAGTGTCACAATACTCAGAGTAAGAGACTCCGTCCTTATGGGGCAAGTGTGGCCGAATTCCCCCGCCACGTCTGCAAAGGGAACTACGCCTTGCTGGCTCCCCACAATGGCCCTTGCGCATGAGAGCaagtgatagaatcatagaatctcagggttggaagggaccccagaaggtcatctagtccaaccccctgctcaaagcaggaccaattcccagttaaatcatcccagccagggctttgtcaagcctgaccttaaaaacctctaaggaaggagattctaccacctccctaggtaacgcattccagtgtttcaccaccctcttagtgaaaaagtttttcctaatatccaatctaaacctcccccactgcaacttgagacaattactcctcgttctgtcatctgctaccattgagaacagtctagagccatcctctttggaaccccctttcaggtagttgaaagcagctatcaaatcccccctcattcttctcttctgcaggctaaacaatcccagctccctcagcctctcctcataactcatgtgttccagtcccctaatcatttttgttgcccttcgctggactctctccaatttatccacatccttcttgaagtgtggggcccaaaactggacacagtactccagatgaggcctcagcaatgtcgaatagagggggatgatcacgtccctcgatctgctcgctatgcccctacttatacatcccaaaatgccattggccttcttggcaacaagggcacactgctgactcatatccagcttctcgtccactgtcacccctaggtccttttccgcagaactgctgcctagccattcggttcctagtctgtagctgtgcattgggttcttccgtcctaagtgcaggaccctgcacttatccttattgaacctcatcagatttcttttggcccaatcctccaatttgtctaggtctttctgtatcctatccctcccctccagcgtatctaccactcctcccagtttagtatcatccgcaaatttgctgagagtgcaatccacaccatcctccagatcatttatgaagatattgaataaaaccggccccagaaccgacccttggggcactccacttgataccggctgccaactagacatggagccattgatcactacccgttgagcccgacaatctagccagctttctacccaccttgtagtgcattcatccagcccatacttccttaacttgctgacaagaatactgtgggagaccgtgtcaaaagctttgctaaagtcaagaaacaatacatccactgctttcccttcatccacagaaccagtaatctcatcataaaaggcgattagattagtcaggcatgaccttcccttggtccCATGATACTGGGACACACCAAGAAATCCTATCGCCTGGCAAACGCAGGAGGGTTTCTCCATGGCCCAGCTAATACCAGGCACAATAGGCTgacctgggagagagagagagtccctggCAAACACAGAGGTGAGTGTAACATCAGCTGCAACCTCTCAGTCTCTGGCCCCGCTCCTGTCACATAAAAGCACCCTGGTGGCCCATGTGATCACAAagccctttcccctgccccaagTCGCTGGGATGGGAGAGTCTGCGCTGCCATTGCCCGTGCTCATTCCATGGCAAACAGGGACATCAGTCTTCAAAGAGGGCAAACTAGGCCAGCATCATTCCCTactgcaggggtcggcaacctttcagaagcggtgtggcgagtcttcatttattcactctagcTGAAGGGTTCGCGTGCCACTCATACATGTTAacctttttagaaggtctctttctgtaaGTCTATACATACAACGATAgtttacagagtagcagccgggttagtctgtctttgcaaaaagaacaggaggacttgtggcaccttagaggctcacccatttatttgagcatcagctttcgtgagttTAGTTATATactaaagtaaataaggtttttaaaatgtttaagaagcttcatttaaaattaaattaaaatgcagagccccccggaccggtggccaggacctgagCAGGGTGAATGCCAATGAACATCAgctcgcgtgccataggttgcctacccctgccctACAGGAAAACGTACCTCCCAGTGCTCAGGCCCTCGGCATGTCCTGGAGCCAAGCCCCCTATCTGCCACCAGGCTGACAGCTCCCAACATGGAGGCATCAACGCCCCCTTTGCAATCAGATTGGCAAAGGCACACCCTGCTGCCCATGAAGAACCCCACTGGGCTTCACACGGGAAGATCTGGTCATTGCATTGGGGGCCAGGAGCGTGGAATCCCCTAGGGCTACTGTCGCCGAGCAGTGCCTCCACCAAGCAGGAGCAATATGGGTCGCAAGTCACGGCGCTCAGTACTGGGTAACAGGGATGGGGCTGTGGCAGGCAGGGCAGAAGACTGGATGATTTAACAGTCCCCCACCTGGCTTTGGAATTTAGGCGTCTCAGTGGAGAGCAAGGGCTGGgcttcccctccagcacccccatcAAGAGGGAGAAAACCAGAGGGGAACCACACTGCAGCTTGTTGCAATCAGACAGAACCAGCTGGACGAATAATGAGTCCTGGCCAATACCTAGGGATACATACACTCTCCACTCACACGGCTCCCCACCTACTCACCAGGGAATATTCCAGGTTGGCATTGTGATTGGCCACGTGATTCAAAATGTCAGCCATGGGCACCATCATGGGCGGGTTGGGCTCCTTCTCATCCTCGTCTTCCTCGTCCAGGGGCTCCTGGAAGCTAtttgggaggagaggagaggacaaGCCGATTCCCAGCCCTGTGAAATGAAGCCATGGCCCTTAGCCCACCCTGGGCCGGTGACTGCCAGGGGCCGGCTGGCTACCTCGGAGGGCACAGAGAAGAGTAAGCAGTGTGAGTGCCAGAGCCACCTCCTTCCAGGAGAAGCCCGGTGAGCTACAATCTAGCCCTCCTGTCTGACTCCCCAAGGAGATTCCTCAGGCTCACCCAGGGAGGCTTCATTTCCGCCCCTCTGGATCCAGAGATGTCTGCTGCGGAACTGCCCTCCCCATCTCACCTGTAGGCCATGACGAACGCCACCAGCCTCCGGTACAGCTCTGGCGTGTGCAGCTTGGGGTCAAAGAGGTCCAGGTGGGACTCCATGAAGGGCAGGATGATGGAGGTGTACTCCAGCTGGATGTTGGCCAGGTCTTTGTCTACTGCTTCTAGGATGCCAGTGCCTTG
This genomic stretch from Lepidochelys kempii isolate rLepKem1 chromosome 12, rLepKem1.hap2, whole genome shotgun sequence harbors:
- the SETD6 gene encoding N-lysine methyltransferase SETD6 isoform X2; this translates as MATAAKRPKVAAGGSLAEDGSADALSGFLDWCEKVGLELSPKVYVSKEGTVSDYGLLAREDLQMGEVLFTIPRAALLSQHTTSIRSLLEKDQASLESQSGWVPLLLSLLHEYTASNSHWRPYFSLWPDFSRMDHPMFWPEEERVRLLQGTGILEAVDKDLANIQLEYTSIILPFMESHLDLFDPKLHTPELYRRLVAFVMAYSFQEPLDEEDEDEKEPNPPMMVPMADILNHVANHNANLEYSLECLKMVTTQPISKGQEIFNTYGQMANWQLMHMYGFAEPYPGNTDDTADIQMVTVRRAALQGASTEAERQLVSEQWDFLCQLEMVGEEGAFVIGWEEVLTEEELSMTLKVLCMAAEEFKEFKEQEGWEEDTEDEESFTLSNETIPRLKASWKKLLHDSALLTLESYSSDLKAEQDLLNDKVIYGKLSQREQQALQVRYGQKRILHQLLELAS
- the SETD6 gene encoding N-lysine methyltransferase SETD6 isoform X1, which translates into the protein MATAAKRPKQVAAGGSLAEDGSADALSGFLDWCEKVGLELSPKVYVSKEGTVSDYGLLAREDLQMGEVLFTIPRAALLSQHTTSIRSLLEKDQASLESQSGWVPLLLSLLHEYTASNSHWRPYFSLWPDFSRMDHPMFWPEEERVRLLQGTGILEAVDKDLANIQLEYTSIILPFMESHLDLFDPKLHTPELYRRLVAFVMAYSFQEPLDEEDEDEKEPNPPMMVPMADILNHVANHNANLEYSLECLKMVTTQPISKGQEIFNTYGQMANWQLMHMYGFAEPYPGNTDDTADIQMVTVRRAALQGASTEAERQLVSEQWDFLCQLEMVGEEGAFVIGWEEVLTEEELSMTLKVLCMAAEEFKEFKEQEGWEEDTEDEESFTLSNETIPRLKASWKKLLHDSALLTLESYSSDLKAEQDLLNDKVIYGKLSQREQQALQVRYGQKRILHQLLELAS